Proteins encoded by one window of Lathyrus oleraceus cultivar Zhongwan6 chromosome 1, CAAS_Psat_ZW6_1.0, whole genome shotgun sequence:
- the LOC127115249 gene encoding uncharacterized protein LOC127115249 isoform X3 — protein sequence MTTLWHVVLLIVLLVSLGNTPINAKLSIDVGESIIKIQTMLSENVRYNCGSAGSFAGSSGSTSQIVVASSTNTECDVLRSSYNSVFLAHDVAYDQNHIFIFWQIRSDGLYHSWDEQSWLG from the exons ATGACAACTCTTTGGCATGTTGTCCTTTTAATTGTTCTTTTAGTTTCTCTCGGTAATACTCCAATAAATGCCAAGCTTTCAATCGATGTAGGAGAGAGTATTATAAAAATTCAAACTATGTTATCAGAAAATGTGAGATACAATTGTGGCTCGGCGGGAAGCTTTGCGGGATCTTCGGGATCAACATCTCAAATAGTAGTTGCATCTTCCACTAATACTGAATGTGATGTCCTGCGAAGCAGTTATAATAGTGTATTTCTTGCTCATGATGTTGCATATGATCAAAATCATATCTTTATATTTTGGCAGATAAGGTCGGATGGGTTGTATCATAGTTGGGATGAACAATCATGG TTGGGATGA